From Pseudomonadales bacterium, a single genomic window includes:
- a CDS encoding Ktr system potassium transporter B, translating into MSKSQRRHQYSQYVQTVNRRNSRLNRPASLILVCYALILLPSTLFLMTEIASVTGLGWIDALFTATSALTVTGLGVVDTGSHFSALGHVWLLLLMQLGGLGQMTLGVIILLALRQRISLKEQAIVREELNQDVSSNIFQLVRAIVLFAIIVESIGVLILSLSWVPEMGWWKGIYYAVFHAVSAFNNAGFSLFNSSLTGYASEPSVLISLSALFIIGGLGFTVILDLLRYPKQARLSLHSKLTLLVSVALLLIGSVLIYLLERDNPLTLGHLDASTQYLGAFFQSATARTAGFNSINIIDMSHAGLLVMMTLMFIGAGSTSTGGGIKVSTFAVALIATRSFLQGHSQFTAFKRNIAPMIALKALAIIVVSFFILISATFMLMVTENARFDVVLFEAISAFSTVGLTAGLTAELSPAGKLIMTGLMIIGRIGPITLAYFATLPKQVCVSYADEDVITG; encoded by the coding sequence ATGAGCAAAAGCCAACGGCGACATCAATACAGCCAGTATGTGCAAACGGTTAATCGCCGCAACTCAAGGCTAAATCGACCGGCCAGCCTGATACTGGTCTGCTATGCCTTAATTTTGCTGCCCTCAACCCTTTTCTTAATGACCGAGATCGCCTCAGTTACCGGACTGGGTTGGATTGACGCGTTATTTACCGCCACCTCAGCATTAACCGTAACCGGCCTTGGCGTTGTCGACACCGGCAGCCATTTCTCCGCCCTCGGTCATGTTTGGCTATTGTTACTTATGCAGCTTGGCGGCCTTGGGCAAATGACCCTAGGAGTCATTATTTTACTCGCGTTGCGTCAGCGGATTAGCCTAAAAGAACAGGCGATTGTGCGCGAAGAATTGAATCAAGACGTCAGCAGCAATATCTTTCAGCTGGTGCGCGCCATTGTGTTATTTGCCATTATTGTCGAGAGCATTGGCGTACTAATCCTAAGCCTCAGCTGGGTGCCTGAAATGGGCTGGTGGAAAGGTATCTACTATGCGGTATTTCATGCCGTATCGGCGTTCAATAACGCCGGTTTCTCCTTATTCAACAGTTCTCTCACCGGCTATGCTAGCGAACCCAGCGTGCTCATCAGCCTGAGCGCGTTATTTATTATTGGCGGGCTTGGCTTTACCGTGATTTTAGACCTGCTGCGCTACCCTAAGCAGGCGCGACTGTCTTTACACAGCAAGCTAACCCTGCTGGTATCAGTCGCACTGTTGTTGATTGGCAGCGTACTGATTTATCTGCTTGAGCGCGACAACCCGCTGACACTTGGTCACCTTGATGCATCCACGCAGTACCTTGGCGCATTTTTTCAGTCGGCTACCGCCCGCACTGCAGGTTTTAATTCGATCAATATTATCGACATGTCGCATGCTGGCTTACTGGTGATGATGACGCTGATGTTTATAGGCGCTGGCAGCACGTCTACCGGCGGCGGCATTAAAGTCAGCACCTTTGCCGTCGCATTAATCGCCACCCGCAGCTTTTTACAGGGGCATAGTCAATTCACCGCCTTCAAACGCAATATCGCGCCAATGATCGCACTCAAAGCGCTGGCGATTATTGTTGTCAGCTTTTTCATCCTGATTAGCGCCACCTTCATGCTAATGGTCACTGAGAATGCCCGTTTCGACGTGGTATTGTTTGAAGCCATTTCAGCCTTCAGCACGGTGGGCCTCACCGCAGGCCTCACCGCCGAGCTCAGCCCCGCAGGTAAGCTGATCATGACCGGCTTAATGATTATTGGGCGGATTGGCCCAATCACGCTAGCCTATTTT
- a CDS encoding TrkA family potassium uptake protein, translating to MKKQIAVIGLGRFGENLCLELMSQDVEVLAIDQHSSLVKNISPMVTQAVIANASDERVIEELKLASFHAVVVTLSNDIGTSILMTICLKEAGVKEIWVKSRNKLHSKTLLKVGASKIINPELTEARRTSRQLLSPLIFDFVELSDSLAIYELNVMPFLHGQSVAQLKLSDNVQLLALHRGEQLLSNPASDILLEQGDIMIVGGQRQALKKLIRRLSS from the coding sequence ATGAAAAAACAAATTGCAGTTATTGGCCTCGGCCGCTTCGGAGAAAACCTTTGCTTAGAGTTGATGTCGCAAGACGTTGAAGTACTTGCGATAGATCAGCACAGCAGCTTAGTTAAAAATATTTCGCCCATGGTCACCCAGGCAGTCATTGCCAATGCCAGCGATGAACGGGTGATTGAAGAACTGAAGCTGGCCAGCTTTCATGCGGTAGTCGTGACCCTGAGTAATGATATCGGCACCAGCATCTTAATGACTATCTGCCTGAAGGAAGCAGGCGTTAAAGAGATCTGGGTTAAGTCACGCAATAAGCTGCACAGCAAAACCTTACTCAAAGTGGGCGCCAGCAAAATCATTAACCCTGAGCTCACCGAGGCTCGGCGCACCTCTCGCCAGCTGCTTTCCCCCCTGATTTTCGACTTTGTCGAACTCAGCGATAGCTTGGCAATATACGAACTGAATGTCATGCCATTTCTGCATGGTCAGTCAGTCGCCCAGCTAAAGCTTAGCGATAACGTTCAGCTCCTTGCGCTACATCGCGGCGAGCAGCTGCTGTCGAATCCCGCCAGCGACATATTGTTAGAACAAGGTGACATTATGATCGTTGGCGGCCAGCGGCAAGCGTTAAAAAAATTGATCCGCCGCCTCTCATCGTGA